The genomic DNA TCTAACTTAAAAGATGAATGGTACAAACTTAACCAACTTCCAAACAACCTTAAAACGAAACCAGATCGATGGATTGAGGACTATATCTTATCACGGATTGAACCTAATGGTACCTTGCTGAATTATGCCAGCTCCACCTTTTTTATGATATACGGGTTAATGGCTATGGGGTATGCTGCTTCTTCACCTATCATTCAAAAAGCCGTGGATGGCTTAAAAGGCCTGATTTGGGATGCCAATGATGCGTATCATGTACAAAATTCACCTTCAACCGTTTGGGATACAGGACTTATTAGCTATACGCTTCTGGAAAGTGGCATTAAACAAGATCATCCCGGCCTCCTTAAGGCAGCTGATTACTTACTTAACCACCAACAGCAGAAATATAGTGACTGGGCGATTCACGCCCCCAAAGCAGAACCTGGAGGATGGGGTTTTTCACCGTCCAATACCCTTCATCCAGACATGGACGACACGCAAACTGTGCTAAGAACCATTGAGCACTACGCCAAACAACATCAAGCTTATCACACAGCTTATCAGGAAGGCGTACACTGGCTGTTATCAATGCAAAATTCAGATGGCGGTTGGGCGGCGTTTGAGCGCAATACAGATCAATATTTTCTAGCTTTACTTCCTATCAAACATATGAGAAGCGCTGCCATTGATCCAGCGACACCTGACCTCACAGGAAGGACCTTACAGTACCTTGGAAAGCATTTGCAGCTTGATGACAATCATCCCAAGGTTAAAGCAGCCATCAAATGGTTGAAACAGCGCCAAGAGGGTAATGGATCCTGGTATGGACGTTGGGGAGTCTGTTATATCTACGGGACATGGGCGGCTGTTTCCGGATTGGCTTCTGTGTCCACAGGTCAATCAAACGCTGAAGCCATACAAAGAGCTGTCAAATGGCTGACAACCATCCAAAATGAAGATGGCGGTTGGGGTGAATCATGCCGCAGTGATGTTAGTAAATCTTACGTCCCTTTATCCCAGAGTACACCTGTACAAACAGCCTGGGCTGTTGACACGCTTATCGCAGCATCTGAAAAATCTCATCGCGTCATCGAAAATGGCATCCATTATTTATTAAATGCGACGAACGTAACTGAAGAAGCCACAAACGATCCCACCGGTGTCGGTTTACCTGGACAATTTTATATACGCTATCATAGTTATCAGTATATTTGGCCTCTGCTTGCTCTTGCTCACTACTATAATAAATTTGGGAAAAATTGATCTGAAGAAGATGTAAACTAAAAGATGCCTAATAAGGGTGTCTTTTTTATTGGATTGATCGCTTAGAAGGATGAATCGTAGAAGTTGTAAGACATTATTGATTAATAATATTTTTTAAATCTCTAACATCTGCTTCTTGCTTAATAGAACGAAAGGATATGATTTCCATTGCTCTCTGATGTTGTTCAAATTCACTACTTATCGAGTTTTCTAATCGCTCAAATTGGATAGGAATATCCGACACTTTTCGTTCTAATTTCGTTTGACCATCTTCCAGCGTTTCCAACCGATGCTCAACTTTCGTTTGACCTTCCTCTAAGCTTTCTAATCGCAGTTCTACTTTCGCTTGACCTTCCTCTAACAGTTCTAGCCGCATTTCTACATTGCTGAGACGTCCTTCTACTTTGTCTAAGTGTCCTTCTACATTGTCTAAACGCCCCTCGACATTGTTTAAACGCTTTTCAACTTGTTCTAAGCGCCCTTCGACTTGTTCTAAACGACCGTCAATTTTATCAAATCTTTCATTCATTTCTGTACGAAATTGAATAAATTTCTCATCAATAACGGTTCTTAACATTTCTTTTAAATCATCACTCATTTTATCACCTCCAAACTATCTATTATTATAGCATTTCATTTCATTCAGAACACACCAAACATTTGTTCTTGTTAACTATTATACATCATTTCTATAAAGAATCAATCACTTTTTTCGCGAAAAACATCAAAATGCTTCGTAAATATTTATTTAAAGACGGGGCTTTCGCCATTAAATGCTTGGCGACAAGCCAAGTTTTCTTTACAATAATAATGAGGAGGTCATACATATGAGTAATCGTATTGAAAAGGATACCATCGGAGAAATCGAGGTTCCAGAAGACAAACACTGGCGCGCCCAGACTCAGCGAAGCTTTCAAAACTTCAAAATCGGCGATGAAAAAATGCCAGAGGGCGTTATCAGAGGATTCGCTTATCTAAAAAAAGCGTGCGCCATCGTCAACAACGAGAAAGACAAGCTTGACCATGACAAAAAAGATGCCATTGTTGCCGCTTGTGACGAAATACTTGAAGGCAAGTTAAATGACCACTTTCCGCTTGTCGTTTGGCAAACAGGGAGCGGAACGCAAAGTAACATGAACGTTAATGAGGTCGTATCCTTCCGGGGCACAGAAATGCTTAAGGAAAAAGGCAGCGACAAAACGATTCATCCGAACGATGATGTGAACATGGGACAGAGTTCAAATGACACTTTCCCAACCGCTATGCATATTGCCGCCGTTTTATCGGTCAAAAGGCAACTGATCCCTGCCATTGAAAAACTCGCTGGTACTTTTAAGAACAAATCTGAAGCATTTAATGATGTGGTTAAAATTGGTCGGACGCATCTACAGGACGCCACACCATTAACGCTCGGTCAAGAAATCAGCGGCTGGTATACCATGCTGGAAACATCGCTTGAAAGTGTCCGACAGACTGTGGATCATCTACGTGAATTGGCAATCGGCGGGACAGCAGTTGGTACCGGCCTTAATACTCCGAAAGATTTTGGTGAAAAAGTGGCAGCGACGCTGACTGAGCTGATCGGTGAAGAATTCCGGAGCGCCCCCAACAAATTTCATGCGTTGACAAGCCATGATTCGATCACAAATACACATGGGGTTTTAAATTCTCTAGCCGGCGATCTTATGAAAATAGCCAATGACGTTCGCTGGTTAGCCAGCGGTCCGCGCTCAGGCATCGGCGAAATTACAATTCCGGCCAACGAACCGGGCAGCTCCATCATGCCAGGCAAAGTCAATCCAACCCAAGCCGAAGCCTTAACCATGGTTGCTACTCAAATTATGGGTAACCAAACAACAATCAGTGTGGCCAACAGCCAAGGTAACTTTGAACTTAATGTCTTCAAGCCCGTGATTGTTTATAATTTCTTGCAATCGGTACGCTTGCTAACCGATGGGATGCACTCTTTTAATGACAATTGTGCTGTCGGTATTGAGCCCGATCATGATCGCATCAAGCAACATTTAACGAATTCCTTAATGCTTGTTACAGCATTAAATCCACATATTGGCTATGAGAACGCAGCAAAAATCGCCAAACAAGCCCACGCTGAAGGATTAACACTTAAAGAAGCTGCAGTAAAAAGTGGCATCTTAACCGAAGAACAATTTGAGGAATACGTCAATCCTCAAGATATGGTTTAATCCATATGAAAGAGGCTGGACAAATCTAAACAGGATACACAATAGCCGAACAATAAGATATGAAAGCAAGTTCTAAGCGTCGTCAAAATACGTAGACGCCTCGGCAAGCGAAGGACTTTGACGAAGCAATGACGATTTTCAACAAATAATCCGAACTGATCAATAATCAGTTCGGATTATTCTCTGTAACTAATATACTTTTGTCTTAGCCCCATTCTCTCTATATATACAATATGAAAAAACTAAGGATTAAAGCGATTTCGCTTAATTAGTCGGTAAATCGTATAGCCGATCACTCCTACAATCACAACAGCAAGAGATACGGTTCCGAGATAGTCGTTAATCAATCGTTTCGCTTCCTCACCATAAAATGTAATTAATAGACCTTCTGCAAAAAAGCGAACCCCGCGACCGATCAGTGACCATATAATCACTTGCGGTATCGCGACTCTAAATATGCCCGATATAATCGTGAAGATCTTATATGGGACAGGTGTAAATCCGGCAATCGCGAGTGAAGCACCGCCATACTTTTTAAAGTAACCTTCCGTTAAATCAATTTTATCATCCGATACAAATTTGGCTAAAATCTTCCTTCCAAACAGCCGGCCGATCCACCAACCCAACAGTGCCCCTGCAACTGAAGATACGGTCGTTACGAGCGCATACAACAGTGCTGAGGATGGGTTCGCTAACGCTAGCGGAATCAGTAACACATCTGGAGGCACGAGGAAAAATGATGACTCAGTGAAAGCAACAATCATAAGTCCCCAAATATCAAATTTCAAGAAAAAATCAGCCATGGCTTCAATCCATTGATGCATATGTCGAGATCACCTGCTACCCTATTATTTAGAACGCATTTTATCTTATTAAATCATAGGCATTCTTATAACACTTAATCTATCAGACTTTAATTTATAAAAAAATAGTTGTCACACTTTTTTAACGTAATTATTTTGGTCCATTAACGCCGTACAGAAAACCTAAGGAACACTGAGTTCTGAGTTATTCCTTAGGTTCAACATGGACTTGAGCATCCATGATATCATATTGATTGATCAAAGCCTTTTCGACTTCTTGAGTAATATCGTGACTCCTTTTGACATCAAGTTCAGGATTAACGTGAATGACAACATCAACAATCACGTTGCTGCCGTACGTCCTCGCCTTAATATTCCCGATCTCTTTGACACCAGGAACCCTAAAAATGGTTTGTTTATAGGCTGTTAATTGGTTTTCATCAAAACCATCCGTGAGTCGATGAGACGATTCCTTAAATATATCCCAGGCTGTTTTACATATAAGCAGCCCGACAATAATCGCCGTCACGGGATCTAACCATGGCAAACCAAATTGCGAACCGATAATCCCGACAGCCGCACCGATACTCACCCATGCATCTGATCGGTTATCTTTAGCTGCTGCCATTAAGGATTGACTGTTGACTTGCTCTGCTAGCCTGCGATTATACCAATAAACACCATACATAACCACTGCTGCTCCCAGAGCCGTCCAAGCGGAGAGCCAATCCGGCGACTGATGCCTATCACCAATGACCGATAGAAATGCTTGATATAATACTTGTAAGCCAACCGTCATCATAATAAATGATGCAATCAGTGATGCCACTTGTTCAGAACGCCAGTGACCATAAGGATGATCCTCATCAGGTGGCTTCCGCGAAATTTTCAATCCAACTAAAACGGCCACTGATGCAATAATGTCTGTCGTATTATTTAATCCATCAGCTCTAAGGGCTTCAGAACCTGAAAATGTACCAATAACTAATTTAATGACAGACAAAAATATGTAGGCGATGATACTGATAACCGCCCCTTTTTCCCCTGTCTTTATATCCCGATAATCTTGACTCACAAGGTCAACCTCCAAAAAATAATTGAAGCATGATAAATCATAACAAACGGTTTCTAGGTAAGTCTACAGAAATTTTTTGTAGTCATTACATCTATTTGAACATGATTAAAAAAAGTTGGACGTAATCAACTCTTATCTCCTTAAAAGATAAACTTTTTTATAGAAGCTTAGCCCCACCAGAATACTCTGATGGGGCTTTCCTTACTGCTGTGAGTCATCATCATCTTTCTTATGATGTTGATTGTCTTTAGCCATTTTCAATAAATTTTCCAGCATGTGAATCATATCATCATCACTGCGCCCGCGTTGGGTTAATTGTTGATCATGTCTCTCCTGGTCATCTTCATCTGCTTCAGATGTTGACGTATCACTTTCGGATATTTCCCCTTCAATCGAAGATTTCGGTCCATCTGGCAGCTGATCTTGTTTACGACGTTCATCCACCAAATAAGCGGGAATCGGCATGCCATCAGGCGTCACATAATATTTGTGCATACGTCGTGTCTCTTTATCAAAATAACTGTAGACGACTGGAACGACAAGCAAAGTAAGGAAAGTCGCACTAATCATACCGCCAATCACGGTTATTCCCATTGGCTGTTGGATTTCCGTGCCTTGCCCAATACCTATAGCGATTGGAACCAACCCTAGAATTGTTGTAATAGCGGTCATTAAAATCGGACGGGTTCTGACTTTAACGGCTTCAATAATGGCGTCGTAGGATCGTTCACCGCTTGCTTTCAATTGATTGATATAATCAACCAACACAATTGCGTTATTGACGACGATACCCGCCAGAACAACTAAGCCTATGAGCGCAGTAGCACTAATCGGTGTCTGAGTCATCGTTAACCCCAAAGCAACACCAATAAAGACTAATGGAACCGTCAGCATAATCACAAAGGGATATTTGAACGATTCAAATTGAGCTGCCATAACGAAATAGACTAAAATCACGGCTAAACCGAATGCCAACCCGAGCTTTTGAATCGCGTTCTGAAGCATTTCAAAATCTCCCGTGTATGAAACATCCACCTCATCATCGAGATCTAAATCTTTAATATCTTTTTGAATGGCTGATTTCACTTCACCCAACGTTGTATCATTTGAAAACTCGACGGTAAATTCAACAGCTCTCTGTTGACCTTTCCGGTTAATAGCAACGGGCGAATCACCTGTTTTCATTGATGTCACTTCATTTAAAGCAACGTATTGTCCTGTTGGCGCTTTGATCATTAAATCTTTTAAAGCTTGTTTTGATTCTGTCGTTTCATTGTTGTAACTCACATTAACATCCAACACTTGACTATCTTTTGTCGTTAGTTGGGTCGCATCTGTACCTCGCGTCACACTATTAACGACTTGAGCGATCTGCCCTGGAGTAAAACCATGATCACGAGCAGCCTCGTTATCCACTTGGATTTGTAACTCTTGGACCGTTTCAGACTCATTATTCGTCACTTCAACCACATCATCAATGTCTTTCACTGTTTTACTAATATCTTGGACTGCTTTATCTAAACGCTGGATATTATCATCACGAACATTAAACGTTAAAACATTGGCTTCAGAGCCCATACCGTTCTGTTGATTAAGCTCAACTTTCTTTGCTTTCACGGCGGCATCTTCAACATCATTTCTGATTTCTTCAATAAATCCGGACGTTGCCATATCCCGATTGTCTTGATCAGCCATACTGATGTAAATTTGGGCTTGACTCGGTGTTCCTTCACCACCAGGTCCTTGGCTCTGTGATGAACCTACAAGACTGAAGTAATCTTTAACTGCCGGCTGGTCATCAAGAACATCTTCAACATTTTGAACGACCTTATCCGTAGTATCTAAAGCCGTTCCATTTTCCATTTCTAAATTGATCGTAAAAAAACCTTGATCCTGCTGAGGTAGGAATTGTGTCCCGGTTCTTGTTAATCCAAAAATACCGCCTGCCAGTAACAAAATCGTAATGAGTAACACAGTGATCCGGTGGTTAAGTGCCCACGCCGCTGCATTCCCTATGGATTTAACAAGACCGCTGTTTCGACGTTTTTCCTCAATGTTTTTCTCAGAAGGTTTTAAAATCCGGCTTGCGATCATCGGAACAACTGTTAAAGCTACAAACAAAGACGCCAATAGACTGAAAGCGATCGTTAAAGAAAATTCTTTAAACAAATCCCCAATGATGCCCGTGATAAAGAATACCGGTACAAAGACTGCTACTGTGGTCAAGGTCGAGGCTATAATCGCAACACCGACTTCTTTTGTTCCCTCAAAGGCCGCCACCTTACCATCTTTGCCCATATTAATATGCCGGTAGATATTCTCGATGACAACGATGGAATTATCCACAAGCATTCCTATCCCTAAAGCCAAACCACCAAGCGTCATAATATTTAACGTAAAACCGGAAAAGTAGACTAATACAAACGTGACGATGACCGAGAAAGGAATCGATACACCGATAATCAATGGTGTTTTGAAGTTTCTTAGAAAGAAAAACAAGACAATCATTGCGAACACAGCACCAAGAATAAGCGAACGAATCATACTACTAACCGCTTGTTGTACAAACGTCCCTTGGTCAAATAAAACGGCCGATTCCATATCATCATATTGATCTTGACCCATTAAATCATCAAGTTTTTTATTAAAAGCTTTTGAGACACTTGCAGTATTCGCATCAGATTGCTGCATGACATTCATTAATAAGGCTGATTCTTGGTTGCTTCTTGTAATGGTATTATCATTGGTAGGCGCCACTTTGATTTGGCTAATGTCCTTAATGGTGACATCGTTTCCATTCGGTGCTTGTGTGACGACAACGTCTTTGACATCAGCCACTGAATGCAGTTGACTGATAATACGCGTCGTTAATTGTTTGTCACCAGACTTTACCGTCGAACCCGGTACCGATACGTTGTTGGCTTGAAGACTTTGAACAACATCGGATTGGGTCAACTGATAACTTTTTAGTTGGCTCTGATCTAACTGAACTTTGATCTCATCGACGGTTAATCCCTTGTAATTAACACTAGCGACACCATCTACTTGAGACAACTTTTGTTTCAAATCTTGGGCTTTCGTTTCGAGATTAATGTCGTCATTAGGTGAGCTTATAGCGATTTGCATAATCGGAAACTGTGATGGATCAAATTTCATAAACCGCGCATTTGAAACGCTATCGGGTAGATCGGTCGAATCAATCGCATTTTGAATATCGGACTGAACATCGTCAATGTCCGTGTCATTCGTGAATTGCAGAATGGTGACACTTGATCCTTCCTGCGATGTTGACGAAATCGATTTTAACCCTGATATCGTTGATAGGTTATCTTCGAGCGGCTTCGACACTTCTTCAACAACTTCAGTTGGCCCGGCGCTGGGATACGAGGCAACGACAGCACCGACAGGCGGATTAATGCTTGGAATTAATTTCAGCGGTGTACCGATCACTGAAACAATACCGAGAATAATAAAGATAAACATCGTTACTAAGGTGAATACCGGACGTTTAATTGAAAATTGACTGATTTTCAAATGCTGGATCCTCCTCTGTATGTACTTTTCACATTGTCTAAACGGTTGTCATTCCCGTCAAGTTTCAAACAATGCCCTATTGAACCCCGTTATGTTAAGTTTTCCTTAAGTGGATGTCAGACACATTATGGTTAACCGATTTTCTCAATATTAAATCCGCGCGTTCCCTTGAGGGTAAAATATTCAATCTGAGATTTTTCTTATTGATCTCATTCCATATTTGTGTCGCCTGACTAAGAGCTTCAGATTCAGTAAGGGCAGCATAAGCATGAAAATAAGCGTCAGGATCTTGAAACGCTGAGGCTCTTAAAAGCGAGAATCGATGAAGATACCATTCTTTTATATCTTCTTCTGCCGCATCAATATAAATAGAGAAATCGAAAAAGTCTGATACAAAGGTGTACGGCAGATTACCTCCCTTATTCTGAGGCAATTGTAGGACATTAATGCCTTCTAGAATAATAATATCAGGCTTATGAATGACATTGGCATCATTCTGCAGCACATCATACTGATGATGGGAATAAATAGGGACGGAAACATCGTCGGCCCCTGATTTCAGTTGATCAAGCACTTCAATCAGTTTTTTGACATTAAAACTTTCAGGAAAGCCCTTTCGATTCATGATGCCTTTTCTCTCTAGAACAGCATTAGGATACAAAAATCCGTCTGTTGTGATGATGTCAACTTTGGGACGTTCATCCATTCGCTCTAAAAGCGCTTTAATAAGCCTCGAAGTCGTGCTTTTTCCCACCGCAACACTGCCAGCAATACCGATAATAAAAGGAACCTTCTCGGTGCTTTTCTTTAAAAAGTCGTTTGTATGCTGGTGTAAAGTTTTAGATGCCGTAACATAAATATTTAAGAGCTGCGCAAGCGGCATATAAATGTTCTGAACCTCGTCAGGTGTGATTTCGACGTTAAGGCCTTCCAAAGCCTTGATCTCTTTCTTTTGCAACGGAATCGCATGATTTTTAGCTAGTTGAGACCACTCATCTCGTGTAAACGACATATACGGTGATACATCTTGTGTTTGATTCAATTTGACCCAACTTCCTTTTACCTAATGTCTATTGTTAAATACAAGTTACACTGATATTAATAATGATAACGTTATCCAATTAACACTATTGTTAAAGATAACGCCTATAGTAACATTCGTAAAGTGATATTATCTCATATCTTTGTCTTTTGGTGAATGATTGTTTTAGGAGGTTTTACAAAAGGAGGTTCTGATTCGTATCCTGCGAGCCCCCAAATAAAAAAACGTCCTTCCCATCAAAATGAGAAGGAGCGTTTCGTTTAAGGAATTTTATTTTTCCTAAAAAAGGAACCTCTTGAAAATCCAACTGAACCAATCTTGCAAGGTATCTTTTATGTCGTCAATAACCGGGTGATCATCGCGTCCAGGCTTTTGATGATGATGATGACCCACAATGTCTTCAGACGAACGGAGCTTCAGTTGAACAGTTCCGTTATTTTCCCCAGAGATACCGGTTAGGTTGACTTTATCTCCTTTTTTAAACGAAAAGTCAGCATAACTGAGTCCTGTACGGTGGTCGACATGCACCCATACACTTTGATGACTTTTGGTGACTTTCAATTCAAACGTCCCTTGATTATTGACTTGCTTGATTTCTGAAATTCGAACATTTTTTAGGCTGACGAGTTGTCCCTCGTTATCTTCACCCAAGTCATTAGGTTTCAGTTTCAGCGGTTTCGGCAGCTTGGATGTGCCCGATTTTTCTAAGGAAGTGATGCCAGCCAATTGAAGTTCACCATGAAATTCTCTAGTTTGCGCTGTAACTTTAACAACATCACCTTGTTTGACATCATATTCACTCTGATTAACATAAACTCCTGCTGTGTCATCCTGAATATAGAAACCTTTGTTACCCCAGGACCCTGGTGTTGACGTCACCACGCCTTCAACTGTAACGGTTGAACCTAGTTTAGCTTCGCGAGCCTTTTGAAGTGAAACCTCTCCTAAATGATTAGAGTCATCATTAACTTTTTTAATACGACCTTCCTTTTTGTAAGTGATCGGTTCGCCGTTGAAAGATTTAACAAAATTGATCGTGGCTTGTAAATCAACCGGACCGTCAACAGCATTCTTACCAAGTTCACTGATTGGACGATAACTGCTGCCTGTCGAGGTCGCCATATAATTATTGACCGTTAGCGTATATGTCTTGTCAGGATCAATTTTATCTCCATTAGGTAAGAAGATATCGACGACTTCATCCGTTGACTCCGACCAAGTATAGTTTAATCCTCCAACACTGAAATCGGGTCCATAGGTTTCGCTCAGTTGCGCATTTAAAATCTTGTACATATCCGCACCCGTGACATCCAGTTTGACGAGCCAGTTACCAAAGGGTTGGATGTTGTACAGATCGCCCCAAGTAATCGGCCCGGCCGGCAAATTGGCACGAATACCTCCCCCATTCATTAATGCGAAATCCGAATTCATTTCCGCTGTCATGGCATCAGCTAGTAAGTTGCCTAATGCATTGTCCCCTTTTGTTTCATCATTGGCATAGCCACCGTTGATATCAATAGCAGCTTGACCGACGACTTCTTCAGTAATAGGGGCAACTTTTTCTTTGTAAGTTTCGATAATATTTTTAACTTCAGGATTAGGTTCAATTTTATTCGTATAATTGTAGACAACTTCAGCTTTCTTGTTAACAATATCACCGGTTTCAGGGTCAATTTGAAGATCAATATCACCGAATGCTTTGCCGTATTCAGATGCCTGAACAATTAATTTATTATCGACGACACCATTATTGACTTTATGGTTATGTCCTGAGACAATCACGTCCACTTCATCATCGATATTCTTAGCCAGACCGGCCGCATCACCGGTTACCGTATCACCATTCTGCGTCCCTGGAATATGGGATAGAACGACAATTGATTCAACACCTTTTGCTTTGAGTTCTTTAGCATATTTGTTAACAGCCGTCGCTTCATCGGTGAAGGTGACATTCTCAATGGACGACGGAATAATGTCACCGCGGGCTGCCTGAGTGATTACACCGATAAATCCGATCTTTTCTCCGCCCACTTCTTGAATAGAATAAGGATTGAGCACAGGTTGACCGGTATCTTTATATTCAACGTTAGCCTCAATCATTGGAAAATTCATACCGTCATAGCCTTCAATACTCTTACCATCCTCATGTTCTCCGCCATTAATGAGTCGGTTCATTTCTTCTACGCCGTCATCAAACTCATGATTACCGACAGTGCCAACATCAAAGCCGATCGCTTCCATCACTTCTACTGTTGGCTCATCGTGTAGTAACGCAGAAACTGGTGGACTACCACCCACCATATCTCCAGAATGAACCATTAATGTGTTGGGATGGGTTGCTGCACGCTTTTTAAGGTAAGCGGCTTCGGTCGCCATACCACCGACGGTTTCCTCGGTACCATCGCCATCGACATCTGTTTGGACGACTTCGTTAATTTTACCGTGTAGATCATTCATCGTTAGTAACTGAACAGAAACAAGATCTTCTTTCGGCTGATCCGTAAATGCCGGGGTATACCCTTCTGCCTTAGCTGTCGCTTCATCCCAGAAGAAGATCCGTTTATCTACTGGGACTTGCTCCCAGTCCTTAGGTTTGACGTAGCTTTTGGTCTCCGAGTTACCAACATATTTGGTCAATCCTTTGCCCTGTTCCCGGGCCCGAAAAACAAACGGTAATTCCGCTAAAGGATCATCCGGATTCCATATCCCTAGTCCTTGGTCTTTCGCTGACCTGACAGCCGATTGATACTTTTGATATACAGTCTTATCACCGATCGGCCAAATGAAATAGGTAACAGCATAGCCTTGTCTCACCATTTCAAGGTTAATATTTTTCTCGTCCGATTTCCGGATGACTTGAGCGAGCAGTCGACCATAATCATCCTTCGGCTCTTGTCCAAGCTTGATCGTCACCTTATCACCGGACTGCAGCAATTTTTTCATGTAAGCTTTAGCAGCCTCACCGTGTTCCTTTTGACTTTTATCTGCATCCGTTGGTCCGTCATAATAGGTTTCCGATGTATCAATATTTAAGAACCGAACTTTGTCAGAACCAAGCACCGGATTTTTAAGATGAATCGTATCTCCGTCGGTCACATAGTCAACAGTTGCTGTATACTCACCAGCTGCT from Tuberibacillus sp. Marseille-P3662 includes the following:
- a CDS encoding 5'-nucleotidase C-terminal domain-containing protein, giving the protein MRHFLKSKLLAHLLVLALVLSNFSSVLAQPASAEETSGPENLIISEYVEGSSYNKAIEIFNGTGHAVDLSNYQIELYSNESETANRSQQLSGNLDSGQTLVIAHSSAADKILNAADTTSGVVNFNGNDAIVLNKDGSPVDIVGTIGSGQAFAKDTTLVRKSSVTSGNTTYDETEWTSLSNDTFSNLGQHEMDGGGTSPDDGAPQEATIQQAKGMSGKIVTVEGVVTADNAAIGGGQLSTYIQDDTAGINVFAVDPSQFPSLEKGDKIRVTGQITSYNQLTEIKPNQDGIKVIEEDASLPQPKDVTIADLQQSAVSEPLEGSLVNVNGYISNIPDSPAGGGYNITFINQDYQATTLRVMEGSLDLSNVEAGHWYDVTAILGQYNDAYQLIPRSSADIALSSEQPEAPTAAGEYTATVDYVTDGDTIHLKNPVLGSDKVRFLNIDTSETYYDGPTDADKSQKEHGEAAKAYMKKLLQSGDKVTIKLGQEPKDDYGRLLAQVIRKSDEKNINLEMVRQGYAVTYFIWPIGDKTVYQKYQSAVRSAKDQGLGIWNPDDPLAELPFVFRAREQGKGLTKYVGNSETKSYVKPKDWEQVPVDKRIFFWDEATAKAEGYTPAFTDQPKEDLVSVQLLTMNDLHGKINEVVQTDVDGDGTEETVGGMATEAAYLKKRAATHPNTLMVHSGDMVGGSPPVSALLHDEPTVEVMEAIGFDVGTVGNHEFDDGVEEMNRLINGGEHEDGKSIEGYDGMNFPMIEANVEYKDTGQPVLNPYSIQEVGGEKIGFIGVITQAARGDIIPSSIENVTFTDEATAVNKYAKELKAKGVESIVVLSHIPGTQNGDTVTGDAAGLAKNIDDEVDVIVSGHNHKVNNGVVDNKLIVQASEYGKAFGDIDLQIDPETGDIVNKKAEVVYNYTNKIEPNPEVKNIIETYKEKVAPITEEVVGQAAIDINGGYANDETKGDNALGNLLADAMTAEMNSDFALMNGGGIRANLPAGPITWGDLYNIQPFGNWLVKLDVTGADMYKILNAQLSETYGPDFSVGGLNYTWSESTDEVVDIFLPNGDKIDPDKTYTLTVNNYMATSTGSSYRPISELGKNAVDGPVDLQATINFVKSFNGEPITYKKEGRIKKVNDDSNHLGEVSLQKAREAKLGSTVTVEGVVTSTPGSWGNKGFYIQDDTAGVYVNQSEYDVKQGDVVKVTAQTREFHGELQLAGITSLEKSGTSKLPKPLKLKPNDLGEDNEGQLVSLKNVRISEIKQVNNQGTFELKVTKSHQSVWVHVDHRTGLSYADFSFKKGDKVNLTGISGENNGTVQLKLRSSEDIVGHHHHQKPGRDDHPVIDDIKDTLQDWFSWIFKRFLF
- the coaA gene encoding type I pantothenate kinase, producing the protein MNQTQDVSPYMSFTRDEWSQLAKNHAIPLQKKEIKALEGLNVEITPDEVQNIYMPLAQLLNIYVTASKTLHQHTNDFLKKSTEKVPFIIGIAGSVAVGKSTTSRLIKALLERMDERPKVDIITTDGFLYPNAVLERKGIMNRKGFPESFNVKKLIEVLDQLKSGADDVSVPIYSHHQYDVLQNDANVIHKPDIIILEGINVLQLPQNKGGNLPYTFVSDFFDFSIYIDAAEEDIKEWYLHRFSLLRASAFQDPDAYFHAYAALTESEALSQATQIWNEINKKNLRLNILPSRERADLILRKSVNHNVSDIHLRKT